One part of the Algibacter sp. L1A34 genome encodes these proteins:
- a CDS encoding Mrp/NBP35 family ATP-binding protein has product MKLNKQDILKALENITVPGEGQNMIESGAVKNVMTFGDEVIVDITINNPSLQAKKRTEVDVLKIIHEQVYEKAKITVNVKVDAPAKPKANVIKGKPVPGIQNIVAIASGKGGVGKSTVTANLAVTLAKMGFKVGVLDADIYGPSIPIMFDVIDQKPLAVNIEGKSKMKPVENYGVKVLSIGFFTQPDQAVVWRGPMAAKALNQMIFDAHWGELDFLLLDLPPGTGDIHLSIMQSLPITGAVVVSTPQNVALADAKKGVAMFQQESINVPVLGIIENMAYFTPEELPNNKYFIFGKEGAKNLAEDLKVPFLGEIPLVQSIREAGDVGRPAAMQKGTPLEKAFEKITQNVVQEVVSRNDDLPPTEAIKITTMAGCSAVKK; this is encoded by the coding sequence ATGAAATTAAATAAACAAGATATACTAAAAGCACTCGAAAATATTACTGTTCCTGGTGAAGGTCAAAATATGATTGAAAGTGGTGCCGTGAAAAATGTGATGACTTTTGGAGATGAAGTTATAGTAGATATTACTATTAACAACCCAAGTTTACAGGCGAAAAAACGTACGGAAGTTGATGTTTTAAAAATTATTCACGAACAAGTTTACGAAAAAGCTAAAATTACAGTTAATGTAAAAGTTGATGCTCCGGCTAAGCCAAAGGCGAATGTTATAAAGGGTAAACCAGTACCTGGAATTCAAAATATAGTAGCTATAGCTTCTGGTAAAGGAGGTGTAGGTAAATCTACAGTAACAGCTAATTTGGCGGTTACTTTAGCTAAAATGGGTTTTAAAGTTGGTGTTTTAGATGCTGATATTTATGGGCCGTCAATTCCTATTATGTTCGATGTTATTGACCAAAAACCTTTAGCCGTTAATATTGAAGGGAAATCGAAAATGAAACCTGTTGAAAATTATGGTGTAAAAGTTTTATCTATTGGCTTTTTCACACAACCCGATCAAGCGGTTGTTTGGAGAGGACCTATGGCTGCAAAAGCTTTAAATCAAATGATTTTTGATGCGCATTGGGGCGAATTAGATTTCTTACTTTTAGATTTACCTCCGGGAACAGGGGATATTCATTTAAGTATTATGCAATCTCTTCCTATTACAGGAGCCGTTGTAGTTAGTACGCCGCAAAACGTTGCTTTAGCCGATGCTAAAAAAGGTGTTGCTATGTTTCAACAAGAAAGTATAAATGTACCTGTTTTAGGTATTATTGAAAATATGGCGTATTTTACTCCAGAAGAACTACCAAATAATAAGTATTTCATCTTTGGAAAAGAAGGCGCTAAAAACTTGGCTGAAGATTTAAAGGTTCCGTTTTTAGGAGAAATTCCTTTGGTGCAAAGTATCCGTGAAGCAGGAGATGTTGGTCGTCCAGCAGCTATGCAAAAAGGAACGCCTTTAGAAAAAGCTTTTGAGAAAATAACACAAAATGTAGTGCAGGAAGTTGTTAGTAGAAATGACGATTTGCCACCAACTGAAGCAATAAAAATCACAACAATGGCTGGGTGTTCTGCCGTAAAAAAATAA
- a CDS encoding c-type cytochrome, with protein sequence MRQVIHRILSKNTLSFCLIILLAFTSVLSAQEGDSAKGKSLFNANCAACHQLDKKMTGPALRNVEARLSDEQGLDRDWIHSWIRNSSGLIKSGDSYANKVYNEFGGAAMTAFPQLSDDDISNILAYTAEEKKAPAAAATGGAVATQASATTGGISNEIVLGALAILFILLAAGLYLVNKTLRRYAIASNIELPEDSKRRPLWKAFLQNQFLMMVVTIFFLLSSAYFVYGYLSQIGVDQGYQPVQPIHFSHKIHAGDNGIDCKYCHSSARVSKTSGVPSLNVCMNCHKSIYEYNGETSPEYSKEFYDGEIKKLYAAAGWDDAEQKYTGESSPVKWVRIHNLPDFAYFNHSQHVTVAGVECQTCHGPVEEMEVAYQYAPLTMGWCINCHRETDVSVKDNAYYTKIHDELSKKYGVDKLTAAQFGGLECGKCHY encoded by the coding sequence ATGAGACAGGTGATTCACCGTATATTAAGTAAAAACACTCTTAGTTTCTGCTTAATAATTTTATTAGCGTTTACATCAGTCCTTTCTGCTCAGGAAGGCGATTCAGCGAAAGGAAAATCTTTATTCAATGCCAACTGTGCGGCTTGTCATCAATTAGACAAGAAAATGACTGGACCTGCTCTGCGTAATGTAGAAGCACGTTTGTCTGACGAGCAAGGTTTAGATCGTGATTGGATTCATTCTTGGATTCGTAATAGTTCTGGACTTATTAAGTCTGGCGATTCTTACGCAAACAAAGTTTACAATGAGTTTGGTGGTGCTGCCATGACGGCTTTCCCACAATTATCAGATGACGATATAAGCAATATTTTAGCTTATACAGCTGAAGAAAAGAAAGCTCCGGCTGCTGCTGCAACGGGTGGTGCGGTTGCCACACAGGCTTCTGCAACAACAGGAGGTATTTCAAACGAAATTGTATTAGGCGCTTTAGCTATATTATTTATTCTCTTAGCTGCTGGGTTATATTTAGTAAATAAAACATTACGTCGCTATGCTATAGCTTCTAATATTGAGTTGCCAGAAGATTCAAAAAGAAGACCACTCTGGAAAGCCTTTTTGCAGAATCAATTCTTGATGATGGTTGTTACTATCTTCTTTTTGTTATCAAGTGCTTATTTTGTTTACGGGTATTTATCTCAAATCGGGGTAGATCAAGGTTACCAACCAGTACAACCAATTCACTTTTCACATAAAATACATGCAGGAGATAATGGTATCGACTGTAAGTACTGTCACTCTTCTGCAAGAGTTAGTAAAACATCAGGTGTTCCTTCGTTGAATGTTTGTATGAACTGTCACAAATCGATTTATGAGTATAATGGTGAAACATCTCCAGAATATTCTAAAGAGTTTTACGATGGTGAAATTAAAAAATTATACGCTGCTGCAGGATGGGATGATGCTGAACAAAAATACACAGGTGAATCTAGTCCAGTAAAATGGGTTCGTATTCATAACTTGCCAGACTTTGCATACTTTAATCACTCACAACACGTAACAGTTGCAGGAGTAGAGTGCCAAACTTGTCACGGTCCTGTTGAAGAAATGGAGGTTGCTTATCAATATGCTCCATTAACTATGGGATGGTGTATTAACTGTCACAGAGAAACAGATGTTAGCGTAAAAGATAATGCTTACTATACTAAAATTCATGATGAATTATCTAAAAAGTATGGTGTAGATAAGTTAACAGCTGCTCAGTTTGGTGGTTTAGAATGTGGTAAGTGTCACTACTAA
- a CDS encoding NifU family protein: MTSEEVKLNVEKALEEIRPFLQSDGGDISLLSIEDNDTLVKVQLQGACVGCSVNQMTLKSGVEMTIKKYAPQIETVVNIAG, encoded by the coding sequence ATGACCAGCGAAGAAGTAAAGTTAAATGTTGAAAAAGCATTAGAAGAAATTCGTCCGTTTTTACAAAGTGATGGAGGTGATATTTCGTTATTATCTATTGAAGATAATGATACACTGGTAAAAGTGCAATTGCAAGGTGCTTGTGTTGGATGTTCTGTGAATCAAATGACCTTGAAATCAGGTGTTGAGATGACAATTAAAAAATATGCACCACAGATTGAAACTGTGGTAAATATTGCTGGTTAA
- a CDS encoding TAT-variant-translocated molybdopterin oxidoreductase yields MSSNKKYWKSVEELNENSSIVETLKQNEFVAEIPTDEFLGDKDTLEESSTTRRDFLKYVGFSTAAASLAACEGPVKKAIPYVVQPTEIIPGVANYYATTIANGFDFASVLVKTREGRPIKIQNNVMAATNGSANARVNASVLGLYDSLRVQGPKKAGDSISWDTFDIETTKKLTDLAAANKSIVLLTQTFASPSTDKLIAEFKNKYGNVSHVVYDAISESAALDAYQAKYGERGLANYDFSKAMTIVSIGADFLGDWQGGGFDSGYSKNKVPNHGKMSRHIQFESNMSLTGANADKRVPLTPSEQKIALAKLYSYVVGGSVSGTLPAKVDEAVKNAASQIKRAGSKAVVITGIQDVNAQTIALEINEALNSKAFDSNTPIKTRQGSDKAVTKLVADMKAGSVGALIMSGVNPVYSLPNASDFSEGLKKVDLSITFSLKEDETSTETEYIAAAPHYLESWGDVEIKKGHYSLMQPTIRPLFDTRQFQDALLKWTGNEDTFHDYIKNNWNSSVLGGNSFNQALHDGVFVYGSSIGGLNAASTKSITTTTTELKDKKKRTLVGGLIHGAAVGVGLKDEDKDEFVSTTSTSTLSNSQATNGSAVVGVVSGVAAAKALASSVKSSGLELSLYTKVGMGDGQQANNPWLQEFPDPITRTSWDNYLTVSKADAEALGLMNRHVANGALNGSYANVTVNGVSLTVPVIIQPGQAKGSVGLSFGYGKTKGLKEEMQTGVNAFAFYHNFNTVQDVTIEVAAGEHEFASVQLHNTLMGRGDIIKETSLEIFNTKDKQEWNPMAMVSLNHEETAVTDPKVDLWDEFDRSIGHHFNLSIDLNSCTGCGACVIACHAENNVPVVGKSEVRRSRDMHWLRIDRYYSSEESFDGDNEKKENTTGLAIAGALGEMEHASENPQVAFQPIMCQHCNHAPCETVCPVAATSHGRQGQNHMAYNRCVGTRYCANNCPYKVRRFNWFLYNGNDEFDYHMNDDLGRMVLNPDVTVRSRGVMEKCSMCMQMTQKTILDAKRDGRVIKDGEFQTACSAACSSGAMAFGDINDKESQVAKLKEDNRMYHLLEHVGTKPNVQYQTKVRNTTEA; encoded by the coding sequence ATGTCATCAAACAAGAAATACTGGAAAAGTGTTGAAGAGCTAAACGAAAATAGCTCTATTGTTGAGACGCTTAAACAAAACGAGTTTGTAGCTGAGATTCCTACTGATGAATTTTTAGGAGATAAAGATACATTAGAAGAAAGCTCTACAACGCGTCGCGATTTCTTAAAATATGTTGGGTTTAGTACTGCTGCAGCGTCTTTAGCTGCTTGTGAGGGTCCTGTTAAAAAAGCGATTCCTTATGTAGTACAACCAACAGAGATTATTCCTGGTGTTGCTAACTATTACGCAACTACTATAGCGAATGGTTTTGATTTTGCTAGTGTTTTAGTGAAAACCCGTGAAGGTCGTCCAATTAAAATTCAGAACAATGTGATGGCTGCTACCAATGGTAGTGCTAACGCAAGAGTTAACGCTTCTGTATTAGGATTGTATGATAGTTTGAGAGTTCAAGGTCCTAAAAAGGCTGGAGATTCTATTTCTTGGGATACTTTTGATATTGAAACAACTAAGAAATTAACCGATTTAGCAGCGGCAAACAAGAGCATTGTGTTATTAACACAAACTTTTGCTAGTCCTTCTACTGATAAGTTAATTGCTGAATTTAAAAATAAATATGGTAATGTAAGCCACGTGGTTTACGATGCTATTTCTGAGTCTGCTGCTCTTGATGCTTACCAAGCTAAATATGGTGAGCGCGGATTAGCAAATTACGATTTTTCTAAAGCGATGACAATCGTTTCTATTGGAGCTGATTTCTTAGGAGATTGGCAAGGTGGTGGTTTCGATTCAGGATATTCGAAAAACAAAGTGCCTAACCATGGTAAGATGTCTCGTCATATTCAGTTTGAATCTAATATGTCTCTTACTGGTGCTAATGCTGATAAGCGTGTGCCTTTAACTCCATCAGAACAAAAGATAGCTTTAGCCAAATTATATAGTTATGTTGTTGGAGGTTCTGTTTCTGGAACATTGCCCGCTAAAGTTGATGAAGCTGTTAAAAATGCGGCCTCTCAAATAAAAAGAGCTGGAAGTAAAGCAGTAGTCATTACAGGTATTCAAGATGTAAATGCTCAAACGATTGCTTTAGAGATAAATGAGGCATTGAATAGTAAAGCCTTCGATTCTAATACTCCAATAAAAACAAGACAAGGTAGCGATAAAGCGGTGACTAAGTTAGTTGCAGATATGAAAGCTGGAAGTGTTGGCGCTCTTATTATGAGTGGTGTTAACCCAGTATATAGCTTACCAAATGCTTCAGATTTTTCAGAAGGATTAAAGAAAGTTGATTTGTCTATTACTTTTTCTTTAAAAGAAGATGAGACATCAACTGAAACAGAATATATTGCAGCAGCACCTCATTACTTAGAGTCTTGGGGTGATGTTGAAATCAAAAAAGGTCATTATTCTTTAATGCAACCTACTATTCGCCCATTATTTGATACACGTCAGTTTCAAGATGCTTTATTAAAATGGACAGGTAATGAAGATACTTTTCACGATTATATTAAGAACAACTGGAATTCTAGCGTATTAGGCGGAAATTCATTTAATCAAGCATTACATGATGGTGTGTTTGTTTATGGTTCTTCAATTGGTGGTTTAAATGCTGCTTCAACTAAATCGATTACAACTACAACAACAGAATTAAAAGATAAGAAAAAACGAACGTTAGTTGGTGGTCTTATTCATGGTGCTGCTGTAGGTGTAGGTCTTAAGGATGAGGATAAAGATGAATTTGTTTCTACAACATCTACATCAACTTTAAGTAATAGTCAGGCTACAAATGGATCTGCAGTAGTAGGTGTTGTTAGTGGTGTAGCTGCAGCGAAAGCTTTAGCTTCTTCAGTAAAATCAAGTGGATTAGAATTATCATTATATACCAAAGTAGGTATGGGAGATGGCCAACAAGCTAACAACCCATGGTTACAAGAGTTTCCAGATCCAATTACAAGAACATCTTGGGATAACTACTTAACTGTTTCTAAAGCTGATGCTGAAGCGTTAGGGTTAATGAACAGGCACGTTGCAAACGGTGCGTTAAATGGTAGTTACGCAAATGTTACTGTAAATGGTGTTAGTTTAACGGTACCAGTAATTATTCAACCAGGACAAGCTAAAGGCTCTGTTGGATTATCTTTTGGTTACGGTAAAACAAAAGGATTAAAAGAAGAGATGCAAACAGGTGTAAATGCCTTTGCTTTCTATCATAACTTTAATACAGTACAAGATGTAACTATTGAAGTAGCAGCAGGAGAGCATGAATTTGCTTCTGTACAGTTGCATAATACGTTAATGGGACGTGGAGATATTATTAAAGAAACCTCTTTAGAGATTTTCAATACCAAAGATAAGCAAGAGTGGAACCCTATGGCTATGGTTTCTTTAAATCACGAAGAAACTGCAGTAACGGATCCAAAGGTTGATTTATGGGATGAATTTGATCGTTCTATTGGACACCATTTCAACTTATCTATCGATTTAAATTCTTGTACAGGATGTGGGGCTTGTGTTATTGCTTGTCACGCTGAAAATAATGTGCCAGTAGTTGGTAAATCTGAGGTACGTAGAAGTCGCGATATGCACTGGTTACGTATTGATAGATATTATTCTTCGGAAGAATCTTTCGATGGTGATAATGAGAAAAAAGAGAATACAACAGGATTGGCTATTGCTGGTGCTTTAGGAGAAATGGAGCATGCTTCAGAGAATCCTCAAGTAGCTTTCCAACCAATTATGTGTCAACATTGTAACCACGCACCTTGTGAGACTGTTTGTCCAGTTGCGGCAACATCACACGGTCGTCAAGGTCAAAATCACATGGCTTATAACCGTTGTGTAGGTACAAGATATTGTGCTAACAACTGTCCTTATAAAGTACGTCGTTTTAACTGGTTCTTATATAATGGAAACGATGAGTTCGATTATCATATGAATGATGATTTAGGTCGTATGGTTTTAAACCCAGATGTAACTGTT
- a CDS encoding 2Fe-2S iron-sulfur cluster-binding protein — protein sequence MQDINIKITDRDGVKHEIVAPTDMAMNLMEVVRSYELAPEGTIGVCGGMAMCASCQCYVTSETVLPEMGDDEEAMLSEAFDVKDNSRLGCQIQMTPEMEGLEVELAPES from the coding sequence ATGCAAGACATAAACATTAAAATTACAGATAGAGACGGTGTTAAACACGAAATTGTAGCCCCAACCGATATGGCCATGAACCTTATGGAAGTGGTTCGTTCGTATGAATTAGCTCCAGAAGGAACTATTGGTGTTTGTGGAGGTATGGCTATGTGCGCATCATGCCAATGTTATGTAACTAGTGAAACGGTATTACCAGAGATGGGAGATGATGAAGAAGCAATGCTATCTGAGGCTTTCGATGTTAAGGATAACAGCCGTTTAGGTTGTCAGATACAAATGACTCCTGAAATGGAAGGTCTTGAAGTAGAGCTTGCTCCTGAAAGTTAA
- a CDS encoding SPOR domain-containing protein — MNLLKMKFSLLFLPVFLLTSTISFSQEGHVSLNQDKNISVLLDLKKEMNKNEHDSERYKIQIYSGNRSAAQNAKADFNQAFGEWNPSIEYETPNFKIWAGNFSTRLEADRALKKIKKKFPAAFIFKPKKERN, encoded by the coding sequence ATGAACCTATTGAAAATGAAATTTAGTTTGTTATTCCTCCCCGTATTCTTGCTAACATCAACAATTAGTTTTTCGCAAGAAGGCCATGTTTCTTTAAATCAAGATAAAAACATATCTGTTTTATTAGATTTAAAAAAGGAAATGAATAAAAATGAGCATGACTCTGAGCGCTATAAAATCCAAATTTACTCTGGAAATCGCTCTGCAGCGCAAAATGCCAAAGCAGATTTTAATCAAGCTTTTGGAGAATGGAACCCATCAATAGAATATGAAACACCAAACTTTAAAATTTGGGCAGGAAATTTCAGCACACGTTTGGAAGCCGATAGAGCGCTAAAGAAAATTAAAAAGAAATTCCCTGCAGCCTTCATTTTTAAGCCGAAGAAAGAGAGAAACTAA